TGAAGTTTTGCTATCAACAATGCATGTCATTGTGTAATGCTGCAGGCGGTTTATCAAAGTCATACCTTACTAAATATTGTatttcaagtacatgtaattgAAAACCACTAAATGTAAAATCATGATGTTAAAAATTTAccatttattttcatctttttctgcCACTTAAATTTAAGTTATGTCAGACTTTCTGCGTGAGATAAAGTTGTACTCTTacttaaattttctattttaagtgaTAAACTAATGTTTAAATGAAAGAACCAATTGGATATAATCTCTTTTTTTTATCTCTCTATCAGGTAACAGGTATTTTATTGCAGCAGGGAATTTTGCTACATCCTATCACGCAAAATTTATGTATACATCGTCTTAAAATAAATGACACTTTGTAAAATGAATGTcataaacatgtatttgaataaaCATAGTATTTCTTTAAAACGTTGACTACATTTGGCCATTTCACAGAAGTAAGATTTTTTAACCTcacataacatttgaaaaatgtttctcatGGTTAAAAAACTTCAACAACAATACTTAACTAAAACTTCATACATCTACAACCCTTATAAATATACGTGCCTTtaccatttataaatataatattagaaAAACTGCTTTATTCAAAGGCTAGATTGAAAATAAAGCGATGTATGCATATTGAAATATGGATACCATTTTGACATTTAAGATAGCCACCATAGTGATGGGCGATAAAAAATAGAATTCTCAATGGTGGCGGATATGCTATAGTAGAAAACATGACTGTTCACAATATAGCAAACATCTCCACAAGATAACAATTTACAATAGACTATAACatacaatttttcaaataaatattgcaCATACCGGTCAGACAATGGAATCCCTGATATCCTGATACACATCCGTCAGTACAATTACCGTCGACTCTCTCACATTTCAGATCAAAACACTTGTCGCTACAGTCTTTGTTACATTTTTCTCCATAGGTGCCCGTTTTACATCCATAAACACAGGATCCATTTACTCTATCGCACGTGCTATTGATGCAATTTACATGACAGGCATTTTCACATTGTATACCATAATTTCCTTCTATGCAATCGTTACAATATCCGTCGGCTCTCTCACACGTGCCATTTAAACAATTGTCACTGCATACTACTTTACATTGCCCACCATATACTGTCTTCTTCGTGCATCCTTCCGTGCAGTCCCCAGATTTCTGTTCACAGGTTATATTTAGACAACCATCTGAGCAAGAAATGCATTTATTACCCCAATGTTTAGTGTCTTTACATCCGTGAAGACAGGTCCCATCGATACTGTCACATATTGCAGAATCGTCTGCAGGCACCTTGCAACTTCCGCTACAGAGGTTCGGGCATTTGTTTCCCCAGTAATAATGATTACATCCATTCACGCAATCACAAGACTGGTTACACTGTTGTAATTTACAACCGTCTTGGCATTCAATTTCACAAGTTGGTCCACAGTAACTCGGATATCCGCATCCTCCAATACATGATCCTTTaacaaaaaagataataatatttctacagctatAAGATGGACAGGAGTGCAGAATCTCTCGTAACAGACACAACATAACTTAACAAACAGCATGcttataagtaaaacattttctcATGCGTAGTACAATTAACAATCCAAAAGGTAAACTTGTCTCCACTTGATGCTACAAATTTACAATTATCTTAACTATAGCAATTTAAAACGGCCAAACATTTTCTTTCGCGATTTTCCTATACCTCTTGAAAATACTTAAATCtgtcaatgaaattaaaaagatttCTTCTACAGTCCACTGGAAAAATGGGGAACATAGCAAGACTGGTTACACTGTTGTAATTTGCAACCATCTTGACATTCAATTTCACAAGTTGGTCCACAGTAACCTGGATATTTGCATCCTCCACAGGATCCTTCACAAAAAAGAcaataatatttctacagctatAAGATGGACAGGAGTATGTCCTATAAATTGCAGAAGTTCAAAAGAATCTCTGTTAACAACAGAAATTAAATAGCATGCTTGTGAGTAAACCATGATCTCATGCATAGTACagttcaaaacaaatgtaaatttgtCTCCACTTGATGCTACAAATTATCATGACTATAGCAATTCAAAACGGTCAAACATTTTCTTTCGCGATTTTCCTATCACTCatgaaaatacttaaatatgTCTATGAAATTCAAAAAGGTTTCTTCTACATTCCACTGGAAAAACACGGAACACAGCATAAGATATATCCGGCTTTTCCAAAACAATGAACATATTAACAAACATTCCTGTTGCAGACATGGTGATTTAAATCGCAGATGTTGTTGACAAAAGAACGAGTATGAAATCACGGAAACAGCAGAAACTACGTAATTCTATCAGTGTATCGGTCGGTCTATTCGTGGATAGATCACGTGTTTTCAGAGCGCTAATACCTACAACCGTCAAACTTCAAGGACTGCGTGTGTCAGGAACAGGTTATGTTTTGGGGTTATTCTTTTAAATCTCAAGACCACAGTTACCTCGAGCCTGAAAACAATTCCAGGAATTACCTTAAGAAAGCTTAATCCTAATACCGCCAACTTTCAAAGGAAAAATACCAAATCGATTGTCGTAGTGAAACTGAGCTTTTCGGAAGAAGAAGCTTTTTTCTTATGTCATTATCAGTCTGCGCAACTTGTGGAAAGGCAATGTACCGcacaaaataaacaaagtaaTGACTGATTGGAAACTGAACGGAAACAAAGGAGTAAAGTGGTAAACAAGAGATATTTCGGGTCTAATGATGGTCATGTAGTAGCAAATATAAGATATTTAGCGGCTGTGAAGTTAATCTTACTATAGATAGACAATCTGACAACTGAGAGATTTTGAGGATGAGGACTGATTTTGACATTTAATCTACACACTGGATAAcaggctatcctgacgcccgctggacaaaATAATAAACTCTGGAAAAATAATCCCGCTGTAAATGGGAAGGTAAAAAGTTTAtcatttaaaatggaaaaatattgacgtgcTCAGATTCAGCTCAGCCACTCGTGACATTATCGATTCCACTATACATATTGTTGATAAAGGGACCTTCCTTCCACTTCTTTTCGAGAGGAGCTACTCAATTTGGCAAAGGAGTCCCTCCTCTGAcccgaaaaaaaataataaaaaatgcatgCGCACCTATCATCATTAGTGGTTCTGAAAGAGATGATCTGGGTCTACGTCAAGCTTTGGCTAAAGAAATAAACTTATATGTGTTAAATGCAAACAGTGTTTTGTTTTCAATGCTTAGCTTTTCTCACGCTATTTCTAACGTTTCTGGCGGATGAAAAAATTTAGTAGCTCCTCTCGAAGAGGAGTTAAAGGCAGGTCCTTTATCAACAAGATATCGATAATGATTCTGAGCACCGGCTCCTTAAACGTTTTATACGTTTCTGGGGTTCAAGAAGGTCCTCCTCACTTCCTCCTGCTATCTCCTCTCGCCCTCCCCTTGCCTGATAGGATACTTATGGTGGCGAAGGAGGTCTACCATCAGTTCCCTGAAACAACATAATACGTACAAAGAGTCGTAGGAAACGATAGAAAGGCCCACATTTAACATTCGTGATCTGTCATGGACGTTCTATCTTTAGAATGGAGGTAAACCATATGTACCTAAGTCGGTCAAGATTACGGTAAGTATGATGGTTACTGACTTTGGCACATGCACATGAAACCATGCAACTATCAATCCACTATCAATTCAAAGAGGTGTTCCTCATCTTGAATCTAGAACACGCTAATAATGGAAGCACAGCGTAATTTATACactgtccaatgtcgttcttgtataaaatatataatgtcgTCTTGAAGTCGAATGTCGCTCTGGTTTCGAATGTTCAATATGGTTCTGGGTTGTGCAATGTCGTTTAGTTTTCAaaagtccaatgtcgttctgaaatagaatgtccaatgtcgttctggctTCAAATATCCAATGTCAGTCTGAAATCTTTCTGGAaatgaatgtccaatgtcgttttagattcggatgtccaatgtcattctggttTTGAATGTCTATTGTCGTTTGGAATACGACATTCCAATTTCGTTCCTGTTTAGAACGTCTAATGTCGTTCTGTATtataatgtccaatgtcgttctggattcgaatgtccaatggcGTTTTGGATTCGAATATCCAATAGCGTtcttgattcgaatgtccaatgtcgtttcgGATTAGAATGCCCAGTGTCGATCTAaaatcgaatgtcaaatgtcgtccTGGAAACAAATGTCCAATGCCGTTCTTGATTCGACGGTCCAATGCCATCCTGAATTCGAATGTCCATGtcgtttttaaattaaatgccCAATGACGCTCTGAAATCGAACGTCCAATGTGGTTCTGGATTCAAATGTCAAATATTGTTTTAGATTCGAATGTCAAATTTTGTTCTGTAaacaatgtccaatgtcgttcttgatTTGAATGTCCGATGTCGTTCTGAGATCAAATGTccatgtcgttctgaaattgaatgccCAATATCGTTTtgaattcgaatgtccaatgtcgttctggaatcaaatgtccaatgtcgtttcgAAAtggaatatccaatgtcgttctaaaatcgaatatccaatgtcgttatggattcaaatgtcaaatgtcgttttaGATTTGATTGTCCAATGTCATTATGGGTTCGAATTCCAATTTCGTTCCTGTTTCGAACGTCTAATGTCGTTCTGTATTATaatttccaatgtcgttcttgagTCGAATGTTCTATGTCATTCTGAAATATCAAATGTCCATGTCGTTCTGAATTGTATGAACTCGAATGTCCACTGTCGTTCTTGATcctaatgtccaatgtcatttcaAAATCGAATGTCCGATgacgttctgaaatcgaatgtcaatGTGGTTCTAGATTTAAATGTCAAATGTTGTTTTAGATTCGaacgtccaatgtcgttctggtttcgaatgtccaaaatcgttctgaaatcgaatgtccaatgtcatttttgGTTCGAATATCCAATTCGTTCTGGTTTCAAATGTCCATTTTCGTTCTGAAAGCAAATGTACAGtgtcatttttgatttgaatgtccaatgtcgttctgggttcgaatgtccaatttcgttctgaaatccaatgtcgttttggattcaaatttcaaatgtcGTTCTTTGGTTCGAATGTCATATGTCGATCCTGTTTTCAATGTCTAAATATCGTTCTTGGGTcattttggattcgaatgtccaacgtCGTTCTGGATTCGAGTGTAAATGTCCAAGGCCGTTCTGAAATCCCAGCACTACCccattcagacatgcagatacatgCACACTACAGGGGAAGGACCCAACTAAGCAGTTACTTCCCCCTTCACGATGTATTATTCAGACAGGCAGATACATACATCCTAGGGGAAAACCAATTGGTCAGTTCCTTCCTCCTTCATTGTGTTTTATTCAGACCTGCAGATACATGCACACTAGGAAAAGAACAAACCAGTCAGTTCTTCGCCCTTTACCGTGTATTATTTAGACATGCAGATTTGTACATCCCAGGGAGAAATTTTTTGAACTAAGTAAATAGGTTCTTTCCCCTTCACCATGTATTATTCAGGCATGCATATACATGCTCACTAGGGGGATAAAAAAACAACTAGTCAGTTTTCCCAATTCATTGCCTATTATTCAGGCATGCAGATACAGACACACTAGGGAGGGAAGAACTAtctagtcagtttcttcctccttcattttgtatttttcagacaTACAGATACATGCTCATCGGGTTGggaagaaccaaccagtcagtttctttccccttCATTGTGTTTTACTcagacatgtagatacatacataaTGTGGATAAAGAACCAACTACGCGTGTAATCACTTTGGTTCGTAGATAAATACATACTTGGGTAGAAAGagccaaccagtcagtttcttcctccTTCACCGTCTATTATTCATTCATGTAGAAACATACATACTATGAGGGGAAAACTAACTAAACAATTTCTTCCACATTCCACTGTCTATTATCATCCAGGTATGTAGATAATTATATACATACTAGGGGGAAACTAGTCGGTTTTCCCTCTCAACTATTTTCTCCCTcctttttgaaaagaaatgataGGGGAAAAGCTAACCAGGgggagaaaaaacaacaaccagtTGTTTGGGCACAAAAactgggtggggggggggggggggggggggggggggaaactaAGGGGCTGATTTTTTCCGGGGAAGAAATCAATTGTTTGTTTTTCCCCGGGGACTTAAAAAAACTGACCATTACATCGGGTCGCATTCCATTGGTTAGGAAGTCCAATGTTCTAACCACTGAGCCAGTGGACTCCCTGACGCAGTCATGAGATATCGGTTTTAAACGTACAGGTTATGCAAAAGCGAACTAACACACCATAATGCTATTCCTTATTCAGTGCTAAATATGACTTACGCCGAGCATTGGCATAAGCCAAGCATTGGTCTCATTACCCTAAAATTGAGATTTTTTGCCGGTTTAATGCCAACTGGACTTAACGATCATTAGCCTGACATTCATCATTTGAAACAAATCTGCTCTATTTGTAAGGATACCGTAACATGTTAATGAACATATTGGGGCGTGCGCTTACACGAGTATAAGATCTGGCAAATTATGATAGTTGCTAGACAGAAGTTCCAAAAAAGGTTTTGCTCCACATTGTGATCGAATCGATAATGACCTTTACGTATAATGGAAacatttatttcgtttaaacagtATTGCAGAATGTATTAACTTTTAGCCGTGTCATatgcttttttaaatataagatgaaaaatatatgtaatttacaATTCAAGTTTATCCGAATAGATGTTAAAGTCTTACCAGTTTccctttgacaaatatcattgCAAGTGGGGCTACATTTTCTGCCACATATAAAACCATAGCGACCTGGACGACAACCGAAATTACAGTATCCGTCACGTTCCCTGCATGTTGGTAGAGGCTGACCTGGCTTGATAATACAAAAGTAGTTACATCCATAGCATCTACCGTTAACTCGGTAGAAGTTTCTGCTGCATTCGTTGCATACAAATCCACTGGAAAACAATAGTGATATTATTATAAAGAGCGTTTCAACTTTAAATTGTATTGTTGAAGGTAGCCCTGTATGTTTAATAAACTAGCAGCG
The Mercenaria mercenaria strain notata chromosome 10, MADL_Memer_1, whole genome shotgun sequence genome window above contains:
- the LOC128546258 gene encoding multiple epidermal growth factor-like domains protein 10, whose amino-acid sequence is MIELVGFVVVLLGTVSRAENITCSSECSDETGTCNHTTGECLHGCKDGFAGPDCSFECPANCNFSSENETGTCNHTTGECLHGCKDGFAGTSCSVECPQNCAPSDDRENEICNATSEDCVYGCKDGFYGRNCTNKCSDQVPYCMRCSAKDGNSGFVCNECSRNFYRVNGRCYGCNYFCIIKPGQPLPTCRERDGYCNFGCRPGRYGFICGRKCSPTCNDICQRETGSCIGGCGYPSYCGPTCEIECQDGCKLQQCNQSCDCVNGCNHYYWGNKCPNLCSGSCKVPADDSAICDSIDGTCLHGCKDTKHWGNKCISCSDGCLNITCEQKSGDCTEGCTKKTVYGGQCKVVCSDNCLNGTCERADGYCNDCIEGNYGIQCENACHVNCINSTCDRVNGSCVYGCKTGTYGEKCNKDCSDKCFDLKCERVDGNCTDGCVSGYQGFHCLTEDGQKKENAAVKCTVETDKTGLIVGICFGILSAVLTVYSTFITIALKRKTSNTGTLSKEESTKQATYINVAEEGSSRNDSGSSGNKDNSIELYTDLARSSLDDKTTYDVIQRI